One segment of Eschrichtius robustus isolate mEscRob2 chromosome 3, mEscRob2.pri, whole genome shotgun sequence DNA contains the following:
- the LOC137761631 gene encoding transmembrane protein 203-like translates to MLFSLRELVQWLGFATFEIFVHLLVLLVFSVLLALRVDGLAPGLSWWNVFVPFFAADGLSTYFTTIVSVRLFQDGEKWLAMLRLFWVLTVLSLKFVFEMLLCQKLVEQTRELWFGLITSPVFILLQLLMIRACRVN, encoded by the coding sequence ATGCTTTTCTCGCTCCGGGAGCTGGTGCAGTGGCTGGGCTTCGCTACCTTCGAGATCTTCGTGCACCTGTTGGTGCTGTTGGTGTTCTCCGTGCTGCTGGCCCTGCGTGTGGACGGCCTGGCTCCCGGCCTCTCCTGGTGGAACGTGTTCGTGCCCTTCTTCGCCGCTGACGGGCTCAGCACCTACTTCACCACTATCGTCTCCGTGCGCCTCTTCCAGGATGGAGAGAAGTGGCTGGCCATGCTCCGCCTTTTCTGGGTCCTCACGGTTCTTAGCCTGAAGTTCGTCTTCGAGATGTTGTTGTGCCAGAAGCTGGTGGAGCAGACTCGGGAGCTCTGGTTCGGCCTGATCACGTCTCCGGTCTTCATTCTCCTGCAGCTGCTCATGATCCGTGCCTGCCGGGTCAACTAG